A section of the Cololabis saira isolate AMF1-May2022 chromosome 6, fColSai1.1, whole genome shotgun sequence genome encodes:
- the LOC133445582 gene encoding ribosyldihydronicotinamide dehydrogenase [quinone]-like — translation MDKKEAQVMEWTTVVAQKVIALVELTKKVLIVYAHQSSASFSAAAKDAAVEVLTAQGCTVEVSDLYAMNFKATATAEDIKGDVKNAENFRYLEETRLAFEEGKLSDDITKEQSKLTEADLVIFQFPMYWFSVPAIMKGWIDRVLTSGFAFSKEKRYSQGVFKDKKAMLSFTTGSLESMFSSTGINGDMNVTLWPLQNGILHYCGFQVVAPQVFWAPSCATPEARSCMLEGWRTRLQGLLEEKPLSFIALDCFDDKAFQLKPDVHKEHDSKEFGLTVGIHLGKPLPPHSQMKAGC, via the exons ATGGACAAGAAAGAGGCCCAGGTCATGGAATGGACCACAGTAGTGGCCCAAAAGGTGATTGCTCTGGTGGAACTCA CAAAGAAAGTGTTGATCGTGTACGCTCATCAGAGCTCTGCTTCATTCAGTGCTGCAGCTAAAGATGCGGCTGTGGAGGTCTTGACTGCTCAGGGCTGCACAGTAGAGGTATCTGATCTGTATGCCATGAATTTTAAAGCCACTGCTACTGCAGAGGACATCAAAG GAGATGTGAAGAATGCTGAAAACTTCCGTTATCTGGAGGAGACCAGACTGGCATTTGAGGAAGGGAAGCTGTCAGATGACATCACTAAGGAGCAATCGAAACTGACTGAGGCAGACCTTGTTATCTTCCAG TTCCCCATGTACTGGTTCAGTGTTCCTGCAATCATGAAGGGCTGGATTGATCGTGTGCTCACAAGCGGCTTTGCTTTTTCTAAAGAGAAGCGCTACAGCCAGGGAGTGTTCAAG GACAAGAAGGCCATGTTGTCCTTCACCACTGGGTCTCTTGAATCCATGTTCAGCTCAACTGGGATTAATGGAGACATGAACGTCACACTCTGGCCACTACAG AATGGGATCCTGCACTACTGTGGCTTCCAGGTTGTGGCCCCTCAGGTCTTCTGGGCTCCTTCTTGTGCTACTCCTGAAGCCCGCAGCTGCATGCTGGAGGGCTGGCGCACACGGCTGCAAGGTCTCCTGGAGGAGAAGCCTCTTTCCTTCATTGCCTTGGACTGCTTTGATGACAAGGCTTTCCAGCTGAAGCCTGATGTACACAAGGAGCA
- the LOC133445584 gene encoding ribosyldihydronicotinamide dehydrogenase [quinone]-like, translated as MAKKVLIVYAHQSSASFSAAAKDAAVEVLTAQGCTVEVSDLYAMNFKATATAEDIKGDVKNAENFRYLEETRLAFEEGKLSDDITKEQSKLTEADLVIFQFPMYWFSVPAIMKGWIDRVLTSGFAFSKEKRYSQGVFKDKKAMLSFTTGSLESMFSSTGINGDMNVTLWPLQNGILHYCGFQVVAPQVFWAPSCATPEARSCMLEGWRTRLQGLLEEKPLSFISLDCFDDKAFQLKPDVHKEHDGKEFGLTVGIHLGKPLPPHSQMKAGC; from the exons ATGG CAAAGAAAGTGTTGATCGTGTACGCTCATCAGAGCTCTGCTTCATTCAGTGCTGCAGCTAAAGATGCGGCTGTGGAGGTCTTGACTGCTCAGGGCTGCACAGTAGAGGTATCAGATCTGTATGCCATGAATTTTAAAGCCACTGCTACTGCAGAGGACATCAAAG GAGATGTGAAGAATGCTGAAAACTTCCGTTATCTGGAGGAGACCAGACTGGCATTTGAGGAAGGGAAGCTGTCAGATGACATCACTAAGGAGCAATCGAAACTGACTGAGGCAGACCTTGTTATCTTCCAG TTCCCCATGTACTGGTTCAGTGTTCCTGCAATCATGAAGGGCTGGATTGATCGTGTGCTCACAAGCGGCTTTGCTTTTTCTAAAGAGAAGCGTTACAGCCAGGGAGTGTTCAAG GACAAGAAGGCCATGTTGTCCTTCACCACTGGGTCTCTTGAATCCATGTTCAGCTCAACTGGGATTAATGGAGACATGAACGTCACACTCTGGCCACTACAG AATGGGATCCTGCACTACTGTGGCTTCCAGGTTGTGGCCCCTCAGGTCTTCTGGGCTCCTTCTTGTGCTACTCCTGAAGCCCGCAGCTGCATGCTGGAGGGCTGGCGCACACGGCTGCAAGGTCTCCTGGAGGAGAAGCCTCTGTCCTTCATTTCCTTGGACTGCTTTGATGACAAGGCTTTCCAGCTGAAGCCTGATGTACACAAGGAGCATGACGGCAAGGAGTTTGGGCTGACGGTGGGTATCCACCTGGGCAAACCACTCCCACCCCACAGCCAGATGAAAGCAGGGTGCTGA
- the LOC133445585 gene encoding ribosyldihydronicotinamide dehydrogenase [quinone]-like produces the protein MAKKVLIVYAHQSSASFSAAAKDAAVEVLTAQGCTVEVSDLYAMNFKATATAEDIKGDVKNAENFRYLEETRLAFEEGKLSDDITKEQSKLTEADLVIFQFPMYWFSVPAIMKGWIDRVLTSGFAFSKEKRYSQGVFKDKKAMLSFTTGSLEAMFSSTGINGDMNVTLWPLQNGILHYCGFQVVAPQVFWAPSCATPEARSCMLESWRTRLQGLLEEKPLSFISLDCFDDKAFQLKPDVHKEHDGKEFGLTVGIHLGKPLPPHSQMKAGC, from the exons ATGG CAAAGAAAGTGTTGATCGTGTACGCTCATCAGAGCTCTGCTTCATTCAGTGCTGCAGCTAAAGATGCGGCTGTGGAGGTCTTGACTGCTCAGGGCTGCACAGTAGAGGTATCTGATCTGTATGCCATGAATTTTAAAGCCACTGCTACTGCAGAGGACATCAAAG GAGATGTGAAGAATGCTGAAAACTTCCGTTATCTGGAGGAGACCAGACTGGCATTTGAGGAAGGGAAGCTGTCAGATGACATCACTAAGGAGCAATCGAAACTGACTGAGGCAGACCTTGTTATCTTCCAG TTCCCCATGTACTGGTTCAGTGTTCCTGCAATCATGAAGGGTTGGATTGATCGTGTGCTCACAAGCGGCTTTGCTTTTTCTAAAGAGAAGCGCTACAGCCAGGGAGTGTTCAAG GACAAGAAGGCCATGTTGTCCTTCACCACTGGGTCTCTTGAAGCCATGTTCAGCTCAACTGGGATTAATGGAGACATGAACGTCACACTCTGGCCACTACAG AATGGGATCCTGCACTACTGTGGCTTCCAGGTTGTGGCCCCTCAGGTCTTCTGGGCTCCTTCTTGTGCTACTCCTGAAGCCCGCAGCTGCATGCTGGAGAGCTGGCGCACACGGCTGCAGGGTCTCCTGGAGGAGAAGCCTCTGTCCTTCATTTCCTTGGACTGCTTTGATGACAAGGCTTTCCAGCTGAAGCCTGATGTGCACAAGGAGCATGACGGCAAGGAGTTTGGGCTGACGGTGGGCATCCACCTGGGCAAACCACTCCCACCCCACAGCCAGATGAAAGCAGGGTGCTGA
- the LOC133445586 gene encoding ribosyldihydronicotinamide dehydrogenase [quinone]-like: protein MAKKVLIVYAHQSSASFSAAAKDVAVEVLTAQGCTVEVSDLYAMNFKATATAEDIKGDVKNAENFRYLEETRLAFEEGKLSDDITKEQSKLTEADLVIFQFPMYWFSVPAIMKGWIDRVLTSGFAFSKEKRYSQGVFKDKKAMLSFTTGSLESMFSSTGINGDMNVTLWPLQNGILHYCGFQVVAPQVFWAPSCATPEARSCMLEGWRTRLQGLLEEKPLSFISLDCFDDKAFQLKPDVHKEHDGKEFGLTVGIHLGKPLPPHSQMKAGC from the exons ATGG CAAAGAAAGTGTTGATCGTGTACGCTCATCAGAGCTCTGCTTCATTCAGTGCTGCAGCTAAAGATGTGGCTGTGGAGGTCTTGACTGCTCAGGGCTGCACAGTAGAGGTATCAGATCTGTATGCCATGAATTTTAAAGCCACTGCTACTGCAGAGGACATCAAAG GAGATGTGAAGAATGCTGAAAACTTCCGTTATCTGGAGGAGACCAGACTGGCATTTGAGGAAGGGAAGCTGTCAGATGACATCACTAAGGAGCAATCGAAACTGACGGAGGCAGACCTTGTTATCTTCCAG TTCCCCATGTACTGGTTCAGTGTTCCTGCAATCATGAAGGGCTGGATTGATCGTGTGCTCACAAGCGGCTTTGCTTTTTCTAAAGAGAAGCGCTACAGCCAGGGAGTGTTCAAG GACAAGAAGGCCATGTTGTCCTTCACCACTGGGTCTCTTGAATCCATGTTCAGCTCAACTGGGATTAATGGAGACATGAACGTCACACTCTGGCCACTACAG AATGGGATCCTGCACTACTGTGGCTTCCAGGTTGTGGCCCCTCAGGTCTTCTGGGCTCCTTCTTGTGCTACTCCTGAAGCCCGCAGCTGCATGCTGGAGGGCTGGCGCACACGGCTGCAAGGTCTCCTGGAGGAGAAGCCTCTGTCCTTCATTTCCTTGGACTGCTTTGATGACAAGGCTTTCCAGCTGAAGCCTGATGTGCACAAGGAGCATGACGGGAAGGAGTTTGGGCTGACAGTGGGCATCCACCTGGGCAAACCACTCCCACCCCACAGCCAGATGAAAGCAGGGTGCTGA